In Monodelphis domestica isolate mMonDom1 chromosome 1, mMonDom1.pri, whole genome shotgun sequence, the sequence CGCCAACCCTTCTTCCAGAAGAGGTCAGAATTGATCGCCAAAATACCAAACTTCTGGGTAACAACATTTGTTAACCACCCACAAGGTATGTTGTCTATTTTTGAGTGGAGACGCACCAAAAAAAGTGATATTCAAAAGTAGTggaattttcacattttttaaggGAATTTGTCAACATTAGTAAAGAGTATAAATTGAACCCCAGACTTAAAATGACATGTAAGGTTATATTATAGCTAACTCCATACAGTAGAAGAAATCAGTGGAACTTATTTTGAGTATACCCCTGATTAGTAACACAAATTCTGTACATATGAACAGATTTTATTTGtttactgatatatatatatatatattgaatttttGTGAATCCAAGTAGTTTGATTTGTACCAACCTTAAGACCTCATCCTGTCTACCATCTGCTTAGGGAAGAGGGGtcataaccattttttttttaatgtgaaagtTGCAGCATGTTGCATATtgagctaaaaaaaaattcaaaaggttAATTGGCCTGTGGAACTATTTTTTGCGGTTCTTATCTAGTATCTGCACTGCTTGGGGAGGAGGATGAAGAGGCACTGCATTATTTGACCAGAGTTGAAGTGACAGAGTTTGAAGATATTAAATCAGGTTACAGAATAGATTTTGTAAGTAATCTATAGTTAGAATCTTCCTTCTTATTGTGGGAGTTCCTTgcctgtggtttttatttttattttacattttggtaTTATAATAACTATGGGTAGGTCCTTTTATAGCCAtgttcatttaacaaatgttttcatGTTTTAATATAGTATTTTGATGAAAACCCTTACTTCGAAAATAAAGTTCTCTCCAAAGAATTTCATCTTAATGAAAGTGGAGATCCGTCTTCAAAGTCAACTGAAATCAAATGGAAATCTGGGAAGGTAtatacaggattttttttttttggttcgaaaatttaaatttgaaagaatgaattctttctaaatattacattatttGTAGAAAAAGACATGTCTGATTATATCCTTGATAAGTGTATCTGAtctgacattttttcattttaaaagggtTTAATCAGAACAAGAATAATAAATTGACTTTTTTGCTGTTTAGATAGCTTTTATTGTTCTGGGGTAAGGGAGACCCAAAACTTAAACTTAAGGAACAGAAATACATTCATAGATATCTTACCCCTTTAAACTTGCTTTAGAAAGTACTATTACTAGTGGAGAGGTATGTGcttttgtttctaaatttttgtcttcctctcttttcttagGACTTGACGAAACGTTCAAGTCAGACACAGAATAAAGCTAGCCGGAAGAGGCAGCATGAAGAACCAGAAAGCTTTTTCACTTGGTTCACTGACCATTCTGATGCAGGTGCAGATGAATTGGGAGAGGTTATCAAAGACGACATCTGGCCAAATCCATTACAGTACTACTTGGTAAGTTTTCgagtttgtagttttctttcatgATATACTTTAGATCTATGATATGAGTGAGTTCTCAACAATTTACCTATATATTCTTAAGGTTCCTGATATGGATgatgaagaaggggaaggagaagaagatgatgatgatgatgaagaagaagaaggctTAGAGGACATTGATGAAGAAGGTGACGaaggtgaagaagatgaagatgaagatgatgatgagggagaagaaggagaggtGAGAACATGTATAAAATTTGATTGACATTTACAGAACAGATATGGAATGATCAGTTAAATGAATTCTTGAAAATCAGCTTATAGTCTTGTATTTCTTTTACCATTTATATTCATTTCTACCttgatttatgtatttttaaaaaattagttattTTAGGAATCTCCTTACTAGATGAACAGTGCTACAAAAGGTAGCGTAGCCCCCTATTCCCTGAAAGCAAATCTAATCCAAATTTGAAGGCTTACCACAATAAAATCCCTGGATGGCCAATCAGTATAGAGTCTGGGAGACTGTggctcaagtctggcctcagacacttcttagctgtgtgatccaaggCAAGCCATTTGACCTCAATTGCCCTAACCCTTGCTggtctgtcttagaaatgatgctaagacaaaaggtaatgtttttgaaaaagaaagtctTGAGCATTTGTCTGTTACCTGGCACTTCTAGTTTTTATAAGATAATAGAATCCAGTTTGGCCAGAAAGATTGCCTGAAAGCTCATGGTTTTTCAGCAAGAATTAaccaacattctttttttccctccccccaacagGAGGATGAAGGAGAAGATGACTAATAGAACACTGATGGATTCCAAaccttcttttacctttttaattttcttcagtcCCTGGGAGCAAGTTGcagcctttttatttttattttctcttgtgcGCATTCGCCTTGTTCTCTTGaggtctctttctctcctctttacaCCATGGTTCACAACTTTttttggggtgggaggggggaatacCTTGAGCAGAATACAGTGGGAAAAGAATCTCTACCAGTTTCTGTTCCAAGTTCATTTTTATCCCTTCCTATCTCAAAACAAACTGTTTATGGAATCAACACACACTGTGTTCTGTGGGAAAAAAGAAACCTTCTGCTCCCTTCACACTGCTGGAAGCTGAAGGGTGCTAGGCCCCTGTGTAGTAGTGCATAGAATTCtagcttttttccttctttctctgtatatTGGGCTCAGAGATTACACTGTGTCTCTATGTGAATATGGACAGTTAGCATTTACCAACATGTATCTGTCTACTttctcttgtttaaaaaaatgaaaaaactttaaaaaaaaaaacaaaaaaaaaccatggGGTATAGCAGGTCAGCAAGGGTGGGTTTGAGATGTTTGGGTGGGTTAAGTGGGCATTTTGACAACATGGCTTCTTCTCCTTTGGCATGTTTAATTGTGATGTTTAACAGACATCCTTGCAGTTTAAGAtgacagttttaaaataaaattctctccTAATGATGACTTTGAGCCCTGCCACTCAATGGAGAATCAGCAAACCTGTAGGATCTTATTTGGAATTGACATTCTCTATTGTAATtttgttcttgtttatttttaaattttctttttgtttcactGGAAAGGAAGATGCTCAGTTTTAAACGTTAAAATGTACAAGTTGCTTTGTTACAATAAAACTAAATGTGTACACAAAGGATTTGATGGTCTTCTCTCAGAATAGACTATATTCAGACCTCCCCTTCCCAAGTCTGATGTGATTATTGTCGAACTTTTGAGCGTCACAAAATTTGGCACAATTGATCGCTGTTATGATGTGCATTTTGCAAAATTAACTCAGGGCTGTATGGACTGATCTAGAATTTTGTCAAGAGTCAGTAAGCCATTGTCCACAGCTGTGAAATATAATTGTATGTAATGTGGCTGGTATTCATCTTGAATTAAGCTATTGGGTATAGAGTAGTTCTGACAATCAAAAACCTTTATTAGTGTGTTCTGTACACTTGGCTTTTTTAATCCAACTGCTTCATAGATTGTGATGATAAATACTTGGGAGCAGATGAACAGCAAAAATATTGCTATTCCTCCAGTCAGACATGATTGTGGGTCTATAATCAGTTTACAACTAGAATTGgtattgataaatatttgttggcatTATGAAGTGTTTCTGAGGAGAAATAAACCAATTTTAAATGGGTAAGGAACtaaggagtgcttaaattttgttTCCTTAAAATACCACctctaaagttaaaaaatacCCAAATGAAACTTTGTTAACCTGGAGATAGACTGCTTTGCTAAATGCCATGGTGCATATAAACATTTTCTGAAAGTTGCTACCTAATGTGTAGGCTTCTAATGCTGTAAAATTTAGTAGCTAAAGTTTTCTGccacatatatttttaaagatgtgaGTTCAAGGCTGGCCTGTTAAAATGCAAACGCTTTTTGATGTATGAAACAATATAGAGAACTATTCCAACAAGAGGCAATGTGTAACAAAACCTGTTTAGATGGATAGAATGTAATTTTTCTGCACAGGTCTTTGTGTTTGGTAAATACATCACTGTATATGGTCAGGAATCTTGCTCCAATAAAGGAACATAAAGATTCTTTGGACTGGGGTTCTCGTTTTAtaagcagggttttttttttttttgtaaattttaatggCAATATACTGATTTACATCCTCTCTGGGTGGCTGCTATAATTTGTGGGCCAGGAGTAGAAGAACTCTGGTAAATGACCTCTGGCAAGTAATGTCCTTTgattagatggtttctaaggtctaCTTGCTACTATTTGAGAGGAAAAGTGAGGATTTTTGTGCTGCTGCCCGGATTTGTACTTAACAATTGATAGGCAAGAAATGTGTTCATAAAAGCCATAAAAATTAGTGGTGGGGAGGTCTTTGCTCTATTGGTGACCTTGGTTGAGTTTTTTGAGTGAAAATCCTTTTTCAAAACTGAAATTTTGGGTATGTAATTACTTAGGGAATTTCACCACCAGGTTGTATCCAGGTTTCTCAAAGAACTGTTTGGAATATGCTAGGTCTAAAATTTGGTGTTTTCCTcagtaaattttaaaagttaatttagttggttaaaattagggaatttTGCTTAAGGACAGCAAAATTCCCTAAGCATTCCATTTGTTTCGAGAAGTAAATTTGTTAATAATCAACTTCAAAAATTGGGCTATCCATATTTGTTAGGAGCGGGGCTAAGCTCATTTCAGTGAAGCCACTTGGGTTGGTGAACAATTCCCAAGTGTTCCCGAGTGACTAGTTTTTTGAGATGGGAAAGCAGCAGTCCGTAAAGGGAATGGATATTAATTCCTTTGTCATATTAGTATACATATTCAAGAGATTTATTCTTTTGGGTcccactttttgtgaccccattttgggttttcttggcaggtagTGAAGTGCTTGCAATTTTTcatctacagctcattttacagatgaaactgacagttaaatgacttgcctagggtcacataattgggaagtgtttgaggtcagatatgaactctAGATGAATCTTCAGGACTCcactacccactgtgccacctacctgtctgGTTAGGCTCTATATAGCAGGCAACTATATAGTTGCACCAAATGGAAAGAGCAAGAAGGCAAATTAATGTTTGAGACAAGTAAATGCATGTTATCCATGTGCTGGTTTACCTTTGATTTGGGTAGTGAACTAACCTATAACTAGAGTTCTTCAACAAAGATGTGACTACTTGTCTAATACGTAAGGATTCCTGTTAAGAGTGGGTTGGGCTGGTTTAAAGCAGTAGTTTTAAGTTTGGGGcagaaaaattgaagaaaaatgtataatttgTTCAGAAGACGCCATTAGACTTAAGATTTTTGAGGACCCTACCTCCAAAACttggattatatatatgtatggatacATTAGAAATTCAAATGTATAATCTTGGAAAATGGTTTTGTGTCCAGGTTGATCCTCTGAAGGGACCTGGGGAACTCCTAAGATTCCCCTGGACCACACTTTGAAAGCCTGATATATAGAGTAAATTTGCTTAGGCAGAGAATATTTTGTGTATGATAACTGTATGCTATAATAGGTAGATATGTTTGGCAAAAGATGGGTATGAAATTATAccttttgtatatatatgtaactaaAAATTGTTGTTTTAAATAGTAAAAAGTTACTTTTTTCAGGGAGGCTAAGGACAGCAGTGTCTAGTCATAATGAAGTGTGCGATTAGTTCACTTCACCTGTAGCTTCAATGCATCCTGCTATATGACTTGTGTATAGTGTAACTTGTGTATTTTATGATATTAATAGTGAGCAAAACATGTTTTCAAAATGCCAGTGGTCTGGAAAATTTATGGTTTGAGACCAGCATGGTGTAGAGGTGTAAACATAGGATTGGATGTCAAAACTTAGTTGAATTCTTCCCTGTTCTAACCATTTTACTTTAAGCAAGACCTTAACTTCTCTGAATTTCAGGGTCCTTATTAAGGGAGTTGCACTAAattttcctttccaactctaaaatgcCATTATGACTTGTGCTAATGTAGGGTTAATTGTAATGCCTCAGGCTGTCATAGTTAAAAGTTTACACTTGAAAGGACAAGATTCTTTGCAGTATTAAATGGTGAGGAAGAAAACTATTGTAACCATGGTAAAAAGGACACTGGGTTACTAGAGGAAAACAAAGGAGGAAAATTACCATTAGATGACTAGTGGAGCTACTTTGGCTTTTTGGAGGACCTAGGAGATGACCGGAGGGTAATCCATTTTGGGGGAGTCTCCATAGATCAATATCACTGGTTTTGAAAGCtgtttaataaactttatataaatTGCAGATTGAAAAGGCAGGCTATTAAAGTTGTGACCTCAGGCATTTGGTTTAATTACATCAAAGCTCATAAGAACATCAGTTTTAGTCATAGAAAAAGCTCCCATGTTTTTACCCCAAATGATACTGTGTAGGATTGCTATCATGCCTTTTATTTAGTCAGCCAAGTGCTGAAATAGGAGtattagagggcagctaggtggcccaatgaaTAGAGGCAGGGCCATAAActgaaggtcttgggt encodes:
- the SET gene encoding protein SET, coding for MSAPAAKVSKKELNSNHDGADETSEKEQQEAIEHIDEVQNEIDRLNEQASEEILKVEQKYNKLRQPFFQKRSELIAKIPNFWVTTFVNHPQVSALLGEEDEEALHYLTRVEVTEFEDIKSGYRIDFYFDENPYFENKVLSKEFHLNESGDPSSKSTEIKWKSGKDLTKRSSQTQNKASRKRQHEEPESFFTWFTDHSDAGADELGEVIKDDIWPNPLQYYLVPDMDDEEGEGEEDDDDDEEEEGLEDIDEEGDEGEEDEDEDDDEGEEGEEDEGEDD